One window of Chryseobacterium sp. JJR-5R genomic DNA carries:
- the purH gene encoding bifunctional phosphoribosylaminoimidazolecarboxamide formyltransferase/IMP cyclohydrolase — protein MSKKRVLISVSDKSGLTEFAQFLESQGYELISTGGTFKHLKDAGLSPVQIDEVTNFPEMLDGRVKTLHPKVHGGLLAVRSNEEHMNTVQVHGIELIDMVIVNLYPFFENVNKDISLHEKVEFIDIGGPSMLRSAAKNFDSVTVITDVEDYATVKIEIEQNGDSYIETRKKLAGKVFNLTSAYDAAISRMLLDEEYPTYLNASYKKVSDLRYGENPHQTAAYYVSTFENGAMKDFEQLGGKELSFNNLRDMDLCWKVVTEFREEMACCAVKHSTPCGVAIGTSALETYKKTFECDPVSIFGGIVAMNYKIDAATAEELNKTFLEIVMAPEFDEEALDVLRKKKNLRIIKIVNPVSDKQTWVKVDGGILVQDNYSVFSDDIKVVTETQPTEEQKKALLFSQRVVKYVKSNAIVVSNGIQAFGIGGGQVNRIWATQQAIERAKEKFTGELVLASDAFFPFRDVVDFCHQEGITAIIQPGGSVKDQDSIEAANEHGIPMMFTGIRHFFH, from the coding sequence ATGAGCAAAAAGAGAGTTTTAATCAGTGTTTCGGATAAAAGCGGATTAACTGAATTCGCACAGTTTCTGGAATCTCAGGGATATGAGCTGATTTCTACAGGAGGAACCTTCAAACACCTGAAAGACGCAGGATTAAGCCCGGTTCAGATTGATGAGGTAACCAACTTCCCTGAAATGCTGGACGGCAGGGTAAAAACACTGCACCCGAAAGTTCATGGCGGATTGCTGGCTGTCCGTTCCAATGAAGAACACATGAACACGGTTCAGGTGCACGGCATTGAACTGATTGATATGGTGATTGTGAACCTGTATCCTTTCTTTGAAAATGTAAACAAAGACATTTCCCTTCACGAAAAAGTGGAGTTCATCGACATTGGAGGCCCTTCAATGCTCCGTTCAGCCGCTAAAAACTTTGATTCCGTTACCGTAATTACCGATGTGGAAGATTATGCAACGGTAAAAATCGAGATAGAGCAGAACGGCGATAGCTATATTGAGACCCGTAAAAAACTGGCAGGAAAAGTATTCAACCTTACCTCGGCTTACGATGCCGCTATTTCCAGAATGCTTCTGGATGAAGAATACCCAACCTATCTTAATGCTTCCTATAAAAAAGTTTCCGATCTAAGATATGGTGAAAACCCACACCAGACAGCAGCATATTACGTTTCCACTTTTGAAAACGGGGCCATGAAAGATTTTGAACAGCTGGGAGGCAAAGAGTTGTCTTTCAATAACCTCCGCGATATGGACCTCTGTTGGAAAGTGGTGACTGAATTCAGGGAAGAAATGGCCTGTTGTGCCGTGAAGCATTCCACACCTTGTGGTGTTGCCATCGGAACTTCTGCACTGGAAACCTATAAGAAAACCTTTGAATGTGACCCGGTTTCCATCTTTGGCGGAATTGTTGCCATGAACTATAAAATTGATGCAGCAACAGCGGAAGAACTGAATAAGACATTCCTTGAAATCGTGATGGCTCCTGAATTTGATGAAGAAGCTTTGGATGTTTTAAGAAAAAAGAAAAACCTGAGGATTATAAAAATTGTAAACCCTGTTTCCGATAAGCAGACGTGGGTGAAAGTAGACGGCGGGATCCTGGTTCAGGACAACTACAGCGTTTTCTCTGATGATATTAAGGTAGTAACCGAGACTCAGCCTACGGAAGAACAGAAAAAAGCACTGCTTTTCTCCCAAAGGGTAGTAAAATACGTAAAATCCAATGCCATTGTGGTTTCCAACGGGATCCAGGCTTTCGGTATTGGCGGCGGACAGGTGAACAGGATCTGGGCAACGCAGCAGGCGATTGAAAGGGCAAAAGAAAAGTTCACCGGAGAACTTGTATTGGCTTCCGATGCATTTTTCCCTTTCCGTGATGTAGTGGATTTCTGCCATCAGGAAGGAATCACGGCGATCATCCAGCCGGGAGGAAGTGTGAAGGACCAGGACAGTATTGAGGCTGCCAATGAGCATGGAATCCCGATGATGTTTACAGGAATCAGGCATTTTTTCCATTAA